From Eptesicus fuscus isolate TK198812 chromosome 22, DD_ASM_mEF_20220401, whole genome shotgun sequence, a single genomic window includes:
- the LOC129147905 gene encoding membrane cofactor protein-like isoform X3: MSRTMTASYQPRRASSRRLESPFSWGFLGVLLLALELLLPMCSDACCDLRRFESMKPKGDPAPPYNPGYQIKYECRPGYRRRFPVLPTSAVCQPDNTWAPALQEACTKKSCPQPREPPNGKIVYVSETMEFGSQAHYACNQGYYLVGAKILHCELSGNDVEWSEEPPRCEKILCQPPPQITNGEFSNSHKDTFEYNEVVTYRCKPSNGPDEYSLVGESKLVCSGPNGWSPDPPECKEDSKKMVNHQLGPMI, encoded by the exons ATGTCCAGAACAATGACGGCATCTTACCAGCCGCGCAGGGCATCTTCCCGCCGCCTGGAGAGTCCCTTTTCGTGGGGCTTCCTGGGGGTCCTTCTGCTGGCCCTAGAGCTCCTGCTCCCCATGTGCTCAg ATGCCTGTTGTGACCTACGAAGATTTGAATCTATGAAACCCAAGGGTGATCCTGCACCCCCTTACAATCCTGGGTACCAAATAAAATATGAGTGTCGCCCAGGATACAGGCGGCGTTTTCCTGTTCTTCCCACCTCAGCTGTTTGTCAGCCTGACAACACCTGGGCACCTGCTCTCCAGGAGGCTTGTACAA aaaagtcATGTCCACAGCCAAGAGAACCCCCAAATGGCAAAATAGTCTACGTTAGTGAAACTATGGAGTTTGGCTCACAAGCTCACTATGCTTGTAATCAGGG TTATTACTTAGTTGGAGCAAAAATTCTACATTGTGAACTCTCTGGAAATGATGTGGAATGGAGTGAGGAACCACCACGTTGTGAAA AGATTTTGTGTCAACCACCTCCACAAATCACCAATGGAGAATTCAGCAATAGCCACAAAGATACATTTGAATATAATGAAGTAGTAACTTACCGTTGTAAACCTTCAAATGGACCAGATGAATATTCACTTGTTGGAGAGAGCAAGCTTGTTTGTTCTGGGCCTAACGGATGGAGCCCTGACCCTCCTGAGTGTAAAG aaGATTCCAAGAAAATGGTGAATCACCAACTGGGGCCAATGATTTAG
- the LOC129147905 gene encoding membrane cofactor protein-like isoform X1, translated as MSRTMTASYQPRRASSRRLESPFSWGFLGVLLLALELLLPMCSDACCDLRRFESMKPKGDPAPPYNPGYQIKYECRPGYRRRFPVLPTSAVCQPDNTWAPALQEACTKKSCPQPREPPNGKIVYVSETMEFGSQAHYACNQGYYLVGAKILHCELSGNDVEWSEEPPRCEKILCQPPPQITNGEFSNSHKDTFEYNEVVTYRCKPSNGPDEYSLVGESKLVCSGPNGWSPDPPECKVVKCEYPALENGRLVSGFGKKFQYKSKVTFECLEGFSLEGSSTIVCEADSTWEPEIPKCIKEDSKKMVNHQLGPMI; from the exons ATGTCCAGAACAATGACGGCATCTTACCAGCCGCGCAGGGCATCTTCCCGCCGCCTGGAGAGTCCCTTTTCGTGGGGCTTCCTGGGGGTCCTTCTGCTGGCCCTAGAGCTCCTGCTCCCCATGTGCTCAg ATGCCTGTTGTGACCTACGAAGATTTGAATCTATGAAACCCAAGGGTGATCCTGCACCCCCTTACAATCCTGGGTACCAAATAAAATATGAGTGTCGCCCAGGATACAGGCGGCGTTTTCCTGTTCTTCCCACCTCAGCTGTTTGTCAGCCTGACAACACCTGGGCACCTGCTCTCCAGGAGGCTTGTACAA aaaagtcATGTCCACAGCCAAGAGAACCCCCAAATGGCAAAATAGTCTACGTTAGTGAAACTATGGAGTTTGGCTCACAAGCTCACTATGCTTGTAATCAGGG TTATTACTTAGTTGGAGCAAAAATTCTACATTGTGAACTCTCTGGAAATGATGTGGAATGGAGTGAGGAACCACCACGTTGTGAAA AGATTTTGTGTCAACCACCTCCACAAATCACCAATGGAGAATTCAGCAATAGCCACAAAGATACATTTGAATATAATGAAGTAGTAACTTACCGTTGTAAACCTTCAAATGGACCAGATGAATATTCACTTGTTGGAGAGAGCAAGCTTGTTTGTTCTGGGCCTAACGGATGGAGCCCTGACCCTCCTGAGTGTAAAG TGGTCAAATGTGAATATCCAGCACTAGAGAATGGGAGACTGGTGTCaggatttggaaaaaaatttcagTACAAATCAAAGGTTACGTTTGAATGCCTGGAGGGATTTTCCCTTGAAGGCAgcagcactattgtctgtgaaGCTGACAGTACTTGGGAGCCTGAGATCCCAAAATGTATTAAAG aaGATTCCAAGAAAATGGTGAATCACCAACTGGGGCCAATGATTTAG
- the LOC129147905 gene encoding membrane cofactor protein-like isoform X2, protein MSRTMTASYQPRRASSRRLESPFSWGFLGVLLLALELLLPMCSDACCDLRRFESMKPKGDPAPPYNPGYQIKYECRPGYRRRFPVLPTSAVCQPDNTWAPALQEACTKKSCPQPREPPNGKIVYVSETMEFGSQAHYACNQGYYLVGAKILHCELSGNDVEWSEEPPRCEKILCQPPPQITNGEFSNSHKDTFEYNEVVTYRCKPSNGPDEYSLVGESKLVCSGPNGWSPDPPECKVVKCEYPALENGRLVSGFGKKFQYKSKVTFECLEGFSLEGSSTIVCEADSTWEPEIPKCIKDSKKMVNHQLGPMI, encoded by the exons ATGTCCAGAACAATGACGGCATCTTACCAGCCGCGCAGGGCATCTTCCCGCCGCCTGGAGAGTCCCTTTTCGTGGGGCTTCCTGGGGGTCCTTCTGCTGGCCCTAGAGCTCCTGCTCCCCATGTGCTCAg ATGCCTGTTGTGACCTACGAAGATTTGAATCTATGAAACCCAAGGGTGATCCTGCACCCCCTTACAATCCTGGGTACCAAATAAAATATGAGTGTCGCCCAGGATACAGGCGGCGTTTTCCTGTTCTTCCCACCTCAGCTGTTTGTCAGCCTGACAACACCTGGGCACCTGCTCTCCAGGAGGCTTGTACAA aaaagtcATGTCCACAGCCAAGAGAACCCCCAAATGGCAAAATAGTCTACGTTAGTGAAACTATGGAGTTTGGCTCACAAGCTCACTATGCTTGTAATCAGGG TTATTACTTAGTTGGAGCAAAAATTCTACATTGTGAACTCTCTGGAAATGATGTGGAATGGAGTGAGGAACCACCACGTTGTGAAA AGATTTTGTGTCAACCACCTCCACAAATCACCAATGGAGAATTCAGCAATAGCCACAAAGATACATTTGAATATAATGAAGTAGTAACTTACCGTTGTAAACCTTCAAATGGACCAGATGAATATTCACTTGTTGGAGAGAGCAAGCTTGTTTGTTCTGGGCCTAACGGATGGAGCCCTGACCCTCCTGAGTGTAAAG TGGTCAAATGTGAATATCCAGCACTAGAGAATGGGAGACTGGTGTCaggatttggaaaaaaatttcagTACAAATCAAAGGTTACGTTTGAATGCCTGGAGGGATTTTCCCTTGAAGGCAgcagcactattgtctgtgaaGCTGACAGTACTTGGGAGCCTGAGATCCCAAAATGTATTAAAG ATTCCAAGAAAATGGTGAATCACCAACTGGGGCCAATGATTTAG